A genomic window from Cucumis melo cultivar AY chromosome 8, USDA_Cmelo_AY_1.0, whole genome shotgun sequence includes:
- the LOC103485023 gene encoding BES1/BZR1 homolog protein 2, whose amino-acid sequence MTGRGSSGRTPTWKERENNKRRERRRRAIAAKIYTGLRAQGNYKLPKHCDNNEVLKALCNEAGWVVEEDGTTYRKGCKPPPIDIGTSANMSACSSLQPSPQSSCFPSPVPSYHASPSSSSFPSPTRFDGNPSSYLLPFLQNISSIPANLPPLRISNSAPVTPPLSSPTSRGSKRKPDWESIPNSYVTSFRHPLFAVSAPSSPTRCHHLTPATIPECDESDASTVDSGRWVSFQTVAPSVAPPSPTFNLMKPVSQQNSLQDAVDRHGTMGWGATSDRTRGSEFEFEKFESGTVKPWEGERIHEVGVDDLELTLGGGKARG is encoded by the exons ATGACGGGCCGAGGATCATCGGGAAGGACGCCGACATGGAAAGAAAGGGAGAACAATAAGAGGAGAGAGAGGCGACGGAGGGCCATTGCTGCTAAGATCTACACTGGCCTTAGAGCTCAAGGGAACTATAAGCTTCCTAAGCACTGTGACAACAACGAAGTCTTAAAGGCACTCTGTAATGAAGCTGGTTGGGTGGTTGAGGAAGATGGCACAACCTATCGCAAG GGATGCAAGCCACCTCCGATTGATATTGGCACTTCTGCTAATATGAGCGCCTGTTCTTCGCTTCAACCGAGCCCGCAGTCTTCATGCTTCCCAAGTCCTGTACCATCGTACCACGCCAGTCCTTCTTCATCCTCTTTTCCAAGCCCGACTCGATTTGATGGGAATCCATCTTCTTATCTTCTGCCATTTCTTCaaaatatatcctctattcCTGCTAATCTACCTCCTCTTAGGATATCCAACAGTGCACCTGTCACGCCACCTCTTTCTTCCCCAACTTCAAGGGGTTCGAAGCGAAAGCCAGATTGGGAGTCCATTCCAAATAGCTATGTGACCTCTTTCCGTCATCCACTTTTTGCTGTCTCTGCTCCTTCAAGTCCTACAAGATGCCACCATCTTACACCGGCAACAATTCCAGAATGTGATGAATCTGATGCTTCAACTGTAGATTCTGGCCGCTGGGTCAGTTTCCAGACTGTGGCACCTTCTGTGGCTCCTCCTTCGCCTACATTTAATCTGATGAAACCGGTTAGCCAGCAAAACTCTCTCCAAGATGCAGTTGACAGACATGGAACGATGGGCTGGGGTGCTACATCTGATAGGACACGTGGCTCTGAGtttgaatttgagaaatttgagAGTGGCACAGTGAAGCCATGGGAGGGTGAGAGAATTCATGAAGTTGGGGTTGATGATCTTGAGCTTACTCTTGGAGGTGGGAAGGCCCGTGGTTAA